One stretch of Actinacidiphila sp. DG2A-62 DNA includes these proteins:
- a CDS encoding TIR-like protein FxsC: MLVSGQGRGDDRAPYFFLSYAHTPRPDSNVQDPDMWVGRLYQDLCDHVLALTNIGPGAPVGFMDRDIRSGEGWSERLAESLATCRVFVPLFSPRYFDSVHCGKEWFAFAQRALTDGARGNRVSEAIVPALWVPVPPNRLPSAAERLQFNHSALGDTYATEGLYGLIKLSMFRSAYELAVYELAKRIVKVAQSGGVGPGQPVNYRLIPSAFGDPRGPRSLRITVAAGVRGRLPEGRSADYYGDRAADWNPYHPVTSRPVAAFAADLARSFDYEPTVVSLDDEPPTELGAVDGFSDPGPGAAGVPDGSPRPGEPGGPTGPAGRAAGAGGGPEILIVDRWTAADPRWRARLAAFDAARPWTAVVVAWNRDDGQSRDAEDELAASLERTMPRGTGQGPPACRVAARGVHSLEALSDILPQVVEWSAAQYLKHAHAYPPDGPRTERFRLLGPEAPALSAAAHRGFPRAGAPDDTEDPR; encoded by the coding sequence GTGCTCGTATCGGGACAGGGGCGGGGCGATGATCGCGCCCCGTATTTCTTTCTGAGTTACGCCCATACGCCCCGCCCCGATTCCAATGTGCAGGACCCGGACATGTGGGTGGGCCGGCTCTACCAGGACCTGTGCGACCACGTCCTGGCGCTCACCAACATCGGGCCGGGCGCTCCGGTCGGCTTCATGGACCGCGACATCCGCTCCGGCGAGGGCTGGTCGGAGCGGCTCGCCGAATCGCTGGCCACCTGCCGGGTGTTCGTGCCGCTGTTCTCGCCGCGGTACTTCGACAGCGTGCACTGTGGCAAGGAGTGGTTCGCCTTCGCGCAACGCGCGTTGACCGACGGCGCGCGCGGCAACCGGGTCTCCGAGGCGATCGTGCCGGCGCTGTGGGTGCCGGTGCCGCCCAACCGGCTGCCGAGCGCCGCCGAGCGCCTCCAGTTCAACCACAGCGCGCTGGGCGACACCTACGCCACCGAGGGCCTGTACGGGCTGATCAAGCTCAGCATGTTCCGCAGCGCCTACGAACTGGCCGTCTACGAGCTGGCCAAACGCATCGTCAAGGTCGCCCAGAGCGGCGGCGTGGGACCGGGCCAGCCGGTCAACTACCGCCTGATACCGAGTGCGTTCGGTGATCCGCGCGGGCCGCGGTCACTGCGGATCACGGTGGCCGCGGGGGTGCGCGGCAGGCTGCCGGAGGGCCGCAGCGCCGACTACTACGGCGACCGGGCCGCGGACTGGAACCCGTACCATCCGGTGACCTCGCGGCCGGTCGCGGCCTTCGCCGCCGACCTCGCGCGCAGCTTCGACTACGAGCCGACCGTCGTCTCGCTGGACGACGAGCCGCCCACCGAACTCGGCGCGGTGGACGGGTTCTCGGACCCGGGGCCCGGGGCGGCGGGCGTGCCGGACGGGTCGCCGCGGCCGGGGGAGCCCGGCGGGCCCACCGGCCCGGCGGGGCGCGCCGCCGGCGCGGGCGGCGGCCCGGAGATCCTCATCGTGGACCGCTGGACGGCCGCCGACCCGCGCTGGCGGGCCCGGCTCGCGGCCTTCGACGCCGCCCGGCCGTGGACCGCCGTCGTCGTCGCCTGGAACCGTGACGACGGGCAGAGCCGGGACGCCGAGGACGAGTTGGCCGCGAGCCTGGAGCGGACCATGCCGCGCGGCACCGGTCAGGGGCCGCCGGCCTGTCGCGTCGCCGCGCGCGGGGTGCACAGCCTGGAGGCGCTCAGCGACATCCTGCCGCAGGTGGTGGAGTGGTCCGCCGCCCAGTACCTCAAGCACGCCCACGCCTATCCGCCGGACGGACCCAGGACGGAGCGGTTCCGGCTGCTCGGCCCCGAGGCCCCGGCGCTCAGCGCGGCCGCGCACCGCGGCTTCCCGCGGGCCGGCGCCCCGGACGACACGGAGGACCCGCGATGA